The following are from one region of the Salvia hispanica cultivar TCC Black 2014 chromosome 1, UniMelb_Shisp_WGS_1.0, whole genome shotgun sequence genome:
- the LOC125201568 gene encoding probable WRKY transcription factor 31 has product MDRGWGLTLENSEFFANKPVFDHRHRSGLVMFPSRREESPDHREVDFFAEKTKKPLVKNEDSNPEPSAARDFDVNIGLQLVTANTGSDQSTVDDGEGEDKRAKSELAQLQAELERMNVENQRLRGMLSQVSSNHASLKMHLMTMMQQKASTQEQEITEEKKENGGGARQFLELAPEQSNSVSEERTVSGSPQNNIDATRSKRSGREESPESESWAPGAKRLNPTNANQQSIEATMRKARVSVRARSEAPMISDGCQWRKYGQKMAKGNPCPRAYYRCTMAVGCPVRKQVQRCAEDRTILITTYEGTHNHPLPPAAMAMASTTSAAASMLLSGSMPSADGLMNPNFLARTILPCSSNMATISASAPFPTVTLDLTQSPNALQYQRPPPHFQVPFPVSAPPVFAQPLYNQSKFSGLQMPKSANEAPQLPAPAQPSFTDTVSAATAAITADPNFTAALAAAISSIMANNGNHTPSSNNDNNNNNNS; this is encoded by the exons atggacAGAGGATGGGGCCTCACCCTTGAGAATTCCGAGTTTTTTGCAAACAAGCCCGTTTTCGATCATCGTCATAGGAGCGGATTGGTTATGTTTCCGAGCCGCAGAGAAGAGTCGCCCGACCACCGGGAAGTGGACTTCTTCGCTGAGAAAACGAAGAAGCCGCTTGTCAAGAACGAAGACTCGAACCCTGAACCGTCGGCCGCTAGAGATTTCGACGTTAAC ATTGGTTTGCAACTTGTGACTGCTAATACCGGAAGCGACCAGTCCACGGTGGACGATGGCGAGGGTGAAGATAAGCGAGCCAAGAGTGAG CTAGCACAGCTTCAAGCTGAATTGGAGAGGATGAATGTGGAGAATCAGAGGTTGAGAGGGATGCTTAGTCAGGTCAGCAGCAACCACGCATCGTTGAAGATGCATCTCATGACGATGATGCAACAAAAGGCTAGCACCCAAGAACAAGAG ATCACCGAAGAGAAGAAGGAGAATGGCGGCGGCGCAAGACAGTTCCTAGAGCTAGCTCCCGAGCAATCGAATTCCGTGTCGGAAGAAAGAACGGTGTCGGGATCGCCTCAGAATAATATCGACGCGACGAGGAGTAAGAGATCCGGCCGGGAGGAGAGCCCCGAATCCGAAAGCTGGGCCCCGGGAGCGAAGAGATTGAATCCGACCAACGCCAATCAACAATCCATCGAGGCCACCATGAGGAAGGCCCGTGTCTCAGTCCGAGCTCGTTCAGAAGCCCCCATG ATATCTGATGGATGTCAGTGGAGAAAATACGGCCAAAAAATGGCGAAAGGGAATCCGTGCCCCCGAGCCTACTACCGTTGCACGATGGCGGTCGGGTGTCCGGTCCGCAAACAAGTGCAAAGGTGCGCCGAGGATCGGACAATTTTAATCACAACGTACGAGGGAACGCACAACCACCCGTTGCCACCGGCCGCCATGGCCATGGCGTCCACCACATCCGCAGCCGCGAGCATGCTCCTCTCCGGCTCGATGCCGAGCGCCGACGGGCTAATGAACCCCAACTTTCTCGCCCGAACCATCCTCCCTTGCTCCTCAAACATGGCCACAATCTCCGCATCAGCCCCTTTCCCCACCGTCACTCTCGACCTCACCCAATCGCCCAACGCTCTACAATACCAACGGCCGCCGCCGCACTTCCAAGTCCCGTTCCCCGTCTCCGCGCCTCCGGTTTTCGCCCAACCCCTGTACAACCAGTCCAAGTTTTCCGGCCTCCAAATGCCCAAATCCGCCAACGAAGCGCCGCAGCTGCCGGCGCCGGCTCAGCCGTCCTTCACCGACACAGTTAGCGCGGCGACGGCCGCGATCACGGCCGATCCCAACTTCACGGCCGCCCTCGCCGCCGCGATCTCCTCCATCATGGCGAATAACGGAAACCACACTCCCAGCAGCAACAacgacaacaacaacaacaacaatagcTAA
- the LOC125201082 gene encoding aspartic proteinase-like isoform X1 has translation MRRDTRELTITIQRLWKSTRPSLNGCDFRETVTVSPNIFWLLPLYSPPSPFIHFVTARLLLHLVCLQPLGKMGTRYKAVAFTFFLSSLFFSLAFSASDDGLLRIGLKKMKFDQNNRLAARLESKDADKLRATIRKYNFRGKYGESADTDIVALKNYMDAQYFGEIGIGTPPQKFTVIFDTGSSNLWVPSAKCYFSVPCFFHSKYKSSQSSTYKKNGKSAAIQYGTGAISGFFSEDNVKVGHLVVKNQEFIEATKEPGVTFLVAKFDGILGLGFKEISVGNSTPVWYNMVKQGLVREPVFSFWLNRDLKEEEGGQLVFGGVDQHHYIGKHTYVPVSQKGYWQFDMGDVLIDGKESGYCNGGCSAIADSGTSLFAGPTTVVAMINHAIGAAGVVSQECKAVVGQYGQMIIELLMAETEPKKVCSQVGLCTFDGTRGVSAGIESVVDEKDGKSSGLNDAMCSVCEMTVVWIQNQLRQNQTQERILNYVNELCERLPSPMGESAVDCATIPSMPTISFTIGGKVFDLSPAEYILKVGEGDEAQCISGFTGIDIPPPRGPLWILGDMFMGRYHTVFDFGKQRVGFAEAA, from the exons ATGCGCCGCGACACACGCGAGCTTACTATAACAATCCAACGGCTGTGGAAAAGTACGAGGCCTTCTCTTAACGGCTGCGATTTTCGAGAAACTGTAACTGTTTCtccaaatatattttggttaCTTCCTCTTTATTCGCCACCCTCCCCATTCATCCATTTCGTCACTGCTAGATTGCTTTTGCATCTCGTCTGTCTTCAACCTCTCG GTAAAATGGGGACCCGATATAAAGCTGTTGCTTTCACCTTTTTCCTTTCAAGCCTGTTCTTTTCTCTTGCATTTTCTGCATCGGATGATGGATTGCTAAGAATAGGACTTAAAAAGATGAAGTTTGATCAAAACAATCGACTTGCTGCTCGTCTTGAGTCGAAGGATGCAGACAAATTGAGAGCCACAATTAGGAAGTACAATTTCCGGGGTAAATATGGTGAGTCTGCAGATACTGACATTGTTGCGCTGAAGAACTATATGGATGCCCAGTATTTTGGAGAGATTGGTATTGGTACTCCCCCACAGAAATTCACTGTGATCTTTGACACGGGTAGCTCCAATCTGTGGGTTCCCTCTGCCAAATGTTACTTTTCT GTTCCTTGTTTTTTCCACTCCAAGTACAAGTCCAGCCAGTCAAGTACTTACAAGAAGAATG GAAAATCCGCTGCTATCCAATATGGGACTGGGGCTATCTCTGGATTCTTCAGTGAGGACAACGTCAAAGTCGGCCACCTAGTTGTGAAGAACCAG GAGTTTATTGAGGCAACGAAAGAACCTGGTGTTACATTTTTGGTGGCCAAGTTTGATGGCATCCTGGGACTTGGTTTCAAAGAGATCTCAGTTGGAAATTCAActccagtgtg GTACAACATGGTCAAGCAAGGTCTCGTTAGAGAGCCAGTCTTCTCATTTTGGCTCAACCGAGATttgaaggaggaggagggtggTCAACTAGTTTTTGGTGGAGTTGATCAACACCATTATATTGGTAAACATACATATGTTCCCGTGTCTCAGAAAGGGTACTGGCAG TTTGACATGGGTGATGTGCTAATTGATGGAAAAGAAAGTG GGTACTGTAATGGTGGATGTTCTGCAATTGCGGACTCTGGAACTTCTCTCTTTGCTGGTCCAACG ACTGTGGTGGCAATGATTAACCATGCCATTGGGGCTGCTGGAGTTGTTAGCCAGGAGTGCAAGGCTGTTGTTGGACAATATGGTCAAATGATCATAGAACTTCTTATGGCAGAG ACTGAACCAAAGAAGGTATGCTCCCAAGTGGGTCTATGCACATTTGATGGAACCCGTGGTGTGAG TGCTGGAATTGAGAGTGTGGTGGATGAAAAAGATGGCAAATCATCTGGTTTGAATGATGCAATGTGCTCTGTCTGTGAAATGACTGTTGTTTGGATTCAAAATCAACTCAGACAAAACCAAACTCAAGAGCGCATCTTGAACTATGTCAATGAG CTTTGCGAGCGACTCCCAAGTCCCATGGGAGAGTCAGCTGTTGACTGTGCAACCATTCCCTCCATGCCAACTATCTCCTTCACAATTGGTGGCAAAGTTTTTGATCTCTCTCCAGCAGAG TACATACTCAAGGTAGGCGAGGGGGATGAAGCTCAGTGCATAAGTGGTTTTACCGGTATCGACATTCCTCCTCCACGTGGACCTCTTTG GATCTTGGGAGATATGTTTATGGGGCGTTACCACACCGTGTTCGACTTTGGGAAACAGAGAGTTGGATTTGCTGAAGCTGCTTAG
- the LOC125201082 gene encoding aspartic proteinase-like isoform X2 produces the protein MRRDTRELTITIQRLWKSTRPSLNGCDFRETVTVSPNIFWLLPLYSPPSPFIHFVTARLLLHLVCLQPLGKMGTRYKAVAFTFFLSSLFFSLAFSASDDGLLRIGLKKMKFDQNNRLAARLESKDADKLRATIRKYNFRGKYGESADTDIVALKNYMDAQYFGEIGIGTPPQKFTVIFDTGSSNLWVPSAKCYFSVPCFFHSKYKSSQSSTYKKNGKSAAIQYGTGAISGFFSEDNVKVGHLVVKNQEFIEATKEPGVTFLVAKFDGILGLGFKEISVGNSTPVWYNMVKQGLVREPVFSFWLNRDLKEEEGGQLVFGGVDQHHYIGKHTYVPVSQKGYWQFDMGDVLIDGKESGYCNGGCSAIADSGTSLFAGPTTVVAMINHAIGAAGVVSQECKAVVGQYGQMIIELLMAETEPKKVCSQVGLCTFDGTRGVSAGIESVVDEKDGKSSGLNDAMCSVCEMTVVWIQNQLRQNQTQERILNYVNELCERLPSPMGESAVDCATIPSMPTISFTIGGKVFDLSPAEYILKVGEGDEAQCISGFTGIDIPPPRGPLWILGDMFMGRYHTVFDFGKQRVGFAEAA, from the exons ATGCGCCGCGACACACGCGAGCTTACTATAACAATCCAACGGCTGTGGAAAAGTACGAGGCCTTCTCTTAACGGCTGCGATTTTCGAGAAACTGTAACTGTTTCtccaaatatattttggttaCTTCCTCTTTATTCGCCACCCTCCCCATTCATCCATTTCGTCACTGCTAGATTGCTTTTGCATCTCGTCTGTCTTCAACCTCTCG GTAAAATGGGGACCCGATATAAAGCTGTTGCTTTCACCTTTTTCCTTTCAAGCCTGTTCTTTTCTCTTGCATTTTCTGCATCGGATGATGGATTGCTAAGAATAGGACTTAAAAAGATGAAGTTTGATCAAAACAATCGACTTGCTGCTCGTCTTGAGTCGAAGGATGCAGACAAATTGAGAGCCACAATTAGGAAGTACAATTTCCGGGGTAAATATGGTGAGTCTGCAGATACTGACATTGTTGCGCTGAAGAACTATATGGATGCCCAGTATTTTGGAGAGATTGGTATTGGTACTCCCCCACAGAAATTCACTGTGATCTTTGACACGGGTAGCTCCAATCTGTGGGTTCCCTCTGCCAAATGTTACTTTTCT GTTCCTTGTTTTTTCCACTCCAAGTACAAGTCCAGCCAGTCAAGTACTTACAAGAAGAATG GAAAATCCGCTGCTATCCAATATGGGACTGGGGCTATCTCTGGATTCTTCAGTGAGGACAACGTCAAAGTCGGCCACCTAGTTGTGAAGAACCAG GAGTTTATTGAGGCAACGAAAGAACCTGGTGTTACATTTTTGGTGGCCAAGTTTGATGGCATCCTGGGACTTGGTTTCAAAGAGATCTCAGTTGGAAATTCAActccagtgtg GTACAACATGGTCAAGCAAGGTCTCGTTAGAGAGCCAGTCTTCTCATTTTGGCTCAACCGAGATttgaaggaggaggagggtggTCAACTAGTTTTTGGTGGAGTTGATCAACACCATTATATTGGTAAACATACATATGTTCCCGTGTCTCAGAAAGGGTACTGGCAG TTTGACATGGGTGATGTGCTAATTGATGGAAAAGAAAGTG GGTACTGTAATGGTGGATGTTCTGCAATTGCGGACTCTGGAACTTCTCTCTTTGCTGGTCCAACG ACTGTGGTGGCAATGATTAACCATGCCATTGGGGCTGCTGGAGTTGTTAGCCAGGAGTGCAAGGCTGTTGTTGGACAATATGGTCAAATGATCATAGAACTTCTTATGGCAGAG ACTGAACCAAAGAAGGTATGCTCCCAAGTGGGTCTATGCACATTTGATGGAACCCGTGGTGTGAG TGCTGGAATTGAGAGTGTGGTGGATGAAAAAGATGGCAAATCATCTGGTTTGAATGATGCAATGTGCTCTGTCTGTGAAATGACTGTTGTTTGGATTCAAAATCAACTCAGACAAAACCAAACTCAAGAGCGCATCTTGAACTATGTCAATGAG CTTTGCGAGCGACTCCCAAGTCCCATGGGAGAGTCAGCTGTTGACTGTGCAACCATTCCCTCCATGCCAACTATCTCCTTCACAATTGGTGGCAAAGTTTTTGATCTCTCTCCAGCAGAG TACATACTCAAGGTAGGCGAGGGGGATGAAGCTCAGTGCATAAGTGGTTTTACCGGTATCGACATTCCTCCTCCACGTGGACCTCTTTG GATCTTGGGAGATATGTTTATGGGGCGTTACCACACCGTGTTCGACTTTGGGAAACAGAGAG TTGGATTTGCTGAAGCTGCTTAG
- the LOC125217084 gene encoding S-type anion channel SLAH4-like: protein MPNSIDIVVENRKGDEAEAAAASASSVLTRVNAGYFTISLSLGAQAVLLNTLIDDHATTKLKSNFNFNFVVADRILGPWAVLMTWLSLCTLTLISTLYILRCVFHLWLVKAEYSDRVAVNFLFVPWISWLLLLRATPQRVLVRLPHEALLWALVAPIVALDIKLYGQWFTSEKRPLSAVANPTSHLPMVGNFVGAWAAAAAGWRETALCLFAVGLVHYVVVFITLYQRLTGFRAALRPVSFLFFGTPSAACLAWSAISGGFGVACKMLFFLSLFLLASLMCRPAYFKKSIKKFSVAWWAYSFPISFVAVASTQYAEEVTGVAAGGLMLLLSSLSLLVFVAMLILTALNTDRLLRQNDSSLSFT from the exons ATGCCGAACTCCATCGACATTGTTGTCGAAAATCGCAAAGGCGACGAAGCCGAAGCAGCAGCTGCTTCGGCTTCGTCAGTTCTAACAAGAGTCAATGCAGGCTACTTCACAATCTCCCTTTCCCTCGGCGCCCAAGCCGTGCTTCTCAACACCTTAATCGACGATCATGCCACGacgaaattaaaatcaaattttaattttaatttcgtcGTGGCGGATCGCATCCTTGGCCCATGGGCCGTGCTGATGACTTGGCTCTCTCTATGCACCCTCACCCTAATTTCAACCCTCTACATTTTGAGGTGTGTGTTCCATCTGTGGCTCGTGAAGGCCGAGTACTCGGACCGCGTGGCGGTCAACTTCCTCTTCGTCCCGTGGATCTCGtggctcctcctcctccgcgcCACGCCACAGCGGGTCCTGGTGCGCCTCCCGCACGAGGCCCTGCTGTGGGCGCTCGTGGCGCCCATCGTGGCGCTTGACATCAAGCTGTACGGGCAGTGGTTCACGAGCGAGAAGCGGCCGCTGTCGGCCGTGGCGAACCCCACCAGCCACCTGCCGATGGTGGGGAACTTCGTGGGCGCGTGGGCCGCGGCCGCGGCCGGGTGGAGGGAGACCGCGCTCTGCCTCTTTGCGGTCGGGTTGGTGCATTATGTGGTCGTGTTTATAACGCTGTATCAGCGTTTGACCGGGTTTCGGGCCGCGCTGAGGCCCgtttcctttttgttttttggcaCGCCGAGCGCGGCGTGCCTGGCGTGGAGCGCGATTTCGGGGGGGTTTGGGGTGGCATGCAAAATGCTCTTCTTCCTCTCGCTCTTCCTTCTCGCGTCGTTG ATGTGTCGGCCGGCGTATTTCAAGAAATCGATAAAGAAGTTCAGCGTGGCATGGTGGGCGTACTCGTTTCCCATTAGCTTCGTGGCGGTGGCATCAACGCAGTACGCGGAAGAAGTGACGGGTGTGGCGGCGGGTGGGCTTATGCTACTACTTTCTTCACTCTCTTTGTTGGTTTTTGTGGCAATGCTCATACTCACAGCTCTAAATACTGATAGGCTTCTCAGACAAAATGATTCTTCTCTCAGTTTCACTTGA
- the LOC125201028 gene encoding B-cell receptor-associated protein 31-like — MIQLLFGLIFAEMALIVAFVFKTPLRKLVVMGLDRLKRGRGPIVVKTVAATVFVLMVATVYNAVAIQRRWIQDEAEVNPTDQVILATRLLEASLMGFSLFLALMVDRLHHYIRELRIRRKSAEAVKKQNRVFDDNRSPAPEEIKVLEDEMSKLRGMISRLEKHLAEKSKEASSAEANAVALKKQSEGFLLEYDRLLEENQNLRSQLQSLDRHFSFSDSKKVM, encoded by the exons ATGATCCAGTTGCTTTTCGGCCTTATATTTGCGGAGATGGCGCTGATCGTGGCGTTCGTGTTTAAGACTCCGCTGAGGAAGCTGGTCGTGATGGGGCTGGACCGCCTCAAGCGCGGCCGCGGACCGATCGTCGTCAAGACCGTCGCCGCCACTGTCTTCGTTCTCATGGTGGCCACCGTCTACAATGCGGTTGCGATTCAGAGGCGTTGGATCCAGGATGAGGCTGAAGTTAATCCTACCGATCAGGTCATCCTCGCCACGCGCCTTCTCGAAGCTTCTCTCATGG GATTCTCCCTATTCCTCGCCCTGATGGTCGACAGGCTGCATCACTACATCCGGGAACTGCGTATAAGGAGGAAGAGCGCGGAAGCTGTTAAGAAACAAAATCGAGTGTTTGATGATAACAGGTCTCCAGCACCCGAGGAAATCAAAGTACTGGAAGACGAAATGAGTAAACTGCGTGGGATGATAAGTAGGCTGGAGAAACATCTTGCTGAAAAGAGTAAAGAGGCAAGCAGTGCAGAAGCCAATGCGGTGGCCTTGAAGAAGCAATCGGAAGGCTTTCTTCTTGAATACGACCGCTTGCTTGAAGAAAACCAAAACCTTCGAAGCCAACTTCAGTCTCTCGATCgacatttttccttttctgatAGCAAAAAAGTGATGTGA
- the LOC125201029 gene encoding peroxisomal membrane protein PMP22-like — MASVAKQYLAQLQQHPLRTKMITAGVLSATSDIVAQKLSGIPKLQLNRLLLKVIFGSAYLGPLGHYFHILLDKIFKGNKDTKTVAKKVVLEQLTISPWNNLMFMIYYGLVIEGRSWFQTKSKIKKEYPTVQYTSWTFWPVVGWVNHQYVPLQFRVILQSVVACFWGIFLNLRAKSLAIAKP; from the exons atggCGTCAGTGGCCAAGCAGTATCTGGCGCAGCTCCAGCAACACCCTCTCCGAACCAAG ATGATAACCGCGGGAGTGCTGTCGGCGACTAGTGATATTGTGGCCCAGAAACTCTCTGGCATTCCCAAGCTTCAGCTCAACCGCCTTCTTCTTAAAGTG ATATTCGGGTCAGCTTATTTGGGGCCATTAGGGCATTATTTCCACATATTGCtggataaaattttcaaaggGAACAAGGACACCAAAACTGTAGCTAAGAAG GTGGTGCTGGAGCAACTTACAATATCACCTTGGAACAACCTGATGTTTATGATCTACTACGGCTTAGTTATCGAGG GGAGGTCCTGGTTCCAgacaaaatctaaaatcaagaaagaaTATCCGACTGTCCAGTATACTTCGTGGACA TTCTGGCCTGTGGTTGGATGGGTGAATCATCAGTATGTGCCACTGCAGTTCCGTGTTATTCTCCAAAGTGTCGTTGCTTGTTTCTG GGGAATATTTCTGAATCTAAGAGCCAAGTCTCTTGCAATTGCTAAACCTTGA
- the LOC125204360 gene encoding aminomethyltransferase, mitochondrial: protein MRGGGLWQLGQSITRRLAQSDKKTVARRCFASEADLKKTALYDFHVAHGGKMVPFAGWSMPIQYKDSIMDSTLNCRENGSLFDVAHMCGLSLKGKDCIPFLEKLVIADVAGLAPGTGTLTVFTNEKGGAIDDSVITKVTNEHIYLVVNAGCRDKDLAHIEEHMKAFTSKGGDVSWHIHDERSLLALQGPLSAPVLQHLTKEDLSKLYFGEFQVLDINGSLCYLTRTGYTGEDGFEISVPSENAVDLAKAILEKSEGKVRLTGLGARDSLRLEAGLCLYGNDMEQHTTPVEAGLTWAIGKRRRAEGGFLGADVILKQIEQGPSIRRVGLFSAGPPARSHCEIQDEKGQNIGEVTSGGFSPCLKKNIAMGYVKSGHHKNGTKLKIVVRGKVYDGSITKMPFVPTKYYKSP from the exons ATGAGGGGAGGGGGATTGTGGCAGCTTGGTCAATCAATTACCCGTCGCTTGGCTCAGTCGGATAAGAAAACAGTTGCTCGTCGATGCTTTGCATCAGAGGCGGACCTCAAGAAGACAGCTCTGTACGACTTCCATGTCGCCCATGGTGGGAAGATGGTCCCTTTTGCAGGCTGGAGCATGCCGATTCAGTACAAGGACTCGATCATGGACTCCACGCTCAACTGTAGGGAGAACGGCAGCCTCTTTGATGTTGCACATATGTGTGGTCTGAGTCTCAAAGGAAAAGACTGCATCCCCTTTCTTGAGAAGCTCGTGATTGCTGATGTCGCTGGCCTTGCACCCGGAACAGGGACTTTGACTGTTTTCACTAATGAGAAAGGTGGTGCGATCGATGATTCAGTTATCACTAAGGTGACTAATGAGCACATTTACTTGGTTGTGAATGCTGGATGCAGAGACAAAGATCTTGCCCATATCGAGGAACACATGAAAGCGTTCACATCGAAAGGTGGGGATGTTTCTTGGCATATCCACGATGAACGATCTCTTTTGGCCCTCCAG GGACCCCTTTCTGCCCCGGTTTTGCAGCACTTGACGAAAGAAGATTTGAGCAAACTGTACTTCGGTGAGTTCCAGGTGTTGGATATCAACGGGTCACTTTGCTATCTCACAAGAACAGG GTACACCGGTGAAGATGGTTTTGAAATATCAGTCCCGTCTGAGAATGCAGTCGATCTGGCAAAAGCCATTCTGGAGAAATCCGAAGGCAAAGTGAGGCTGACAGGGCTAGGTGCTCGGGACAGTCTTCGTCTAGAGGCTGGCTTATGCTTGTACGGAAACGACATGGAGCAACACACAACCCCTGTCGAAGCAGGACTCACATGGGCCATAGGGAAGCGGAGAAGGGCAGAAGGCGGATTCTTGGGCGCAGATGTGATACTGAAGCAGATTGAGCAAGGGCCATCTATCAGGAGAGTCGGGCTCTTCTCTGCTGGCCCGCCTGCCAGGAGTCACTGCGAGATTCAAGACGAGAAGGGCCAGAACATAGGCGAAGTCACGAGTGGAGGATTCAGCCCTTGTCTAAAGAAGAACATAGCCATGGGGTATGTGAAATCTGGACACCACAAGAATGGCACCAAACTGAAGATCGTCGTACGAGGGAAGGTCTACGACGGATCCATCACTAAAATGCCTTTTGTTCCTACCAAGTATTACAAGTCACCttga
- the LOC125204369 gene encoding uncharacterized protein LOC125204369: MLTVTFNICQTPMDLNVLQETTNSKSIHIIKPLFHTCNSKFHRSNWSCPQNFSNQLKLHGFSHQITSRRWLCRSQDSISPENEYRSSRNIAISLLRRYRNYVERGGGDNLKEFISAGVNAYELGCTDEGLRKELTDMKESGVEIEAMQTYGGNTGLRSSIISQEVDECIMWLSIVFITILCTPQPTVVRWSSSPPVSEEMLISWKGFCAIIANAYYMRGMAWLPVKTLQLEQMAVMGCAEEPSLVASRMRLVFSTLEVVSPQWPRV, from the exons ATGTTGACAGTTACCTTTAACATTTGCCAAACACCTATGGACTTGAATGTGCTTCAAGAGACTACCAACTCCAAATCCATACATATAATAAAGCCCTTGTTTCATACTTGCAATTCCAAGTTTCACCGGTCGAACTGGTCTTGTCCTCAAAATTTCAGTAATCAACTCAAACTACACGGTTTCTCCCACCAAATCACTTCAAGAAGGTGGCTG TGCCGTTCTCAAGATTCTATTTCTCCAGAAAATGAGTACCGGTCATCACGTAATATAGCAATCAGTTTGTTGAGGCGGTACAGGAATTATGTAGAGCGTGGAGGAGGTGACAACTTGAAA GAGTTCATCAGCGCTGGTGTAAACGCATACGAATTGGGATGCACGGACGAGGGCTTGAGGAAAGAGCTGACTGATATGAAGGAATCTGGTGTTGAGATTGAGGCAATGCAAACTTATGGTGGAAATACTGGTCTAAGGTCCAGCATTATCTCCCAGGAA GTGGATGAATGTATAATGTGGCTGAGCATTGTGTTCATAACTATTCTTTGCACACCACAACCAACCGTAGTCAGATGGTCATCCAGTCCTCCGGTGTCGGAAGAAATGCTGATCTCTTGGAAGGGCTTCTGTGCAATTATAGCAAATGCCTACTACATGAGAGGAATGGCCTG GCTCCCGGTGAAAACTCTCCAGTTGGAGCAAATGGCAGTGATGGGCTGCGCGGAAGAGCCATCGCTCGTAGCCAGCAGAATGAGACTTGTATTTAGCACACTTGAG GTTGTGAGTCCACAGTGGCCAAGAGTGTGA